Part of the Triticum urartu cultivar G1812 chromosome 2, Tu2.1, whole genome shotgun sequence genome, GAGCATCACTTTTTTCCGGACTGATTTTCACCCGTCCGCGGACGGACACGGTGTCCTATCCAGGGATCAACGTCGGAGATGCCATGGGTGGTGAGCGGTGACAGATGCTATGGGATGTGCTACCTACGACAACGAGGCATGTGTGCAGCGTCACACACTACGTACGTAGGACGTACGCAGCCACAGTTGGTTACCGTCGGCGGCGTCGTGCTGGATCGACCGTCACAGTTGGTTGGGCGTGGCGTGTCGCCGTCGCCGAGATGCCCGGCGTCGTCGACCGGCTTGTCGTCTTGTTTCTTGTGGCGTCTGCGTGCGCTGCACCCACCAGCCACAGCCGGGCCGAGCAGATTCCGTTCCGCGCACAGACACATGACATGATGCCTTGCACCCCCTCCCCGCGCCACCATCTCCGCTACCTCCTCTCGTCGTCTTGCTCTCCGGATCGAACATCTCTCCCCCTCTCGTCTCCTTGTCCTCGCGTAGGCTTCACACTTGCGCAACGTATCTTTTCTCCCAGCACCACCACCTCAGTCAGCAAGATCGCGTTATATGCTGGTAAGGAGGAGCTCATCTTGCTTGATCTTGCGAGCACAGGGGAGCAGCCGATCGGGTCTGAGATGTTTGAAGGGATGGAGGGGATGagctacggcggcggcggtggtgctGGTGCTGGTGCTGGTGCCGGTGCTGCGGCGCTGTCGTCGCGGGACCCCAAGCAGCGGCTGCGGTGGACGCCGGACCTCCACGACCGCTTCGTGCACGCCGTCGCCAGGCTCGGCGGCCCCGACAGTGAGTAGTCTTCTTCGTTTGCTCCTCCTTCCCCCTGCCCGTCAGTCGTCACGCCACAGTGCAACGCCGGCGATCATGTGCCTGATTCATCAGCTCACTATCACTTTAGCTTCTTTGAGCATCAGCTTAACTATACTGATTATTATTGTTGCCTGCCAACAGAGGCGACGCCCAAGGCAGTGCTGAGGCTGatggccatgaagggcctcactCTGTACCACCTGAAAAGCCACCTTCAGGTTTGTTGTTCAACAACTCTGCTGTCTGCTCCACTCCTGCTCTTCGCTCAtatctcttctcttctcttcccTTTTGCAGTCCAGTCCAGTGTAGTACACTACCACTCACGAATTAACACAGCGATGTTTGTTTTATCTTGTCAGAAATACAGGCTGGGAAAGCACACCAAGAAATCAACAGACCTGGAACTAGCCAACAATGGAGGTACACACATATAGTACCTTGCAACTGCTACAGCCAACGCCAAAATGCAGTCAAGCCAACGTTTCCCCTTCTAAACTCCAAGCTTGCCATCTTTGTTTTTACCAGAGTTTACCTCGCAAGACATCAGCTTCCAAATCGGTGCGCCTCTTGCTGTTCCTGCTGGACGCGACACCGCAAGGTAACTGGCTAGAGATTCCTCCTCTCCCTCTGAACATATCTGAGAGCAAAATACCTGTTTTTTCTTTTGTCTACTGGGAGAGATTAAAAATATACGTACTAGTCAATAGCGAGTAACAGTATTTTACGAGCTTATCTCGAAGATGCGCGCCACCCCGCTGCATTCTGCTTAGTCAACTAAAAGACATCGTGTGCTAGAGCCAACTTCTCAGAGATCATCAGGAATCTGGAAATGGAGCATTATTGTTTTTGCCTGCATGGGACTGTAAAAGTATGGATAGAACAAACTCAAACCAGGAATTGGTACTAGATAGTCAAGTATGACTGAGAAGTGAGATCTGATTAGTATGTATAGAGTACATGTTAACAACAAGTGTCACCTTTTCTTAGATGGAAAAAAACCCTTCCAAAAGTATATATGCAAAGTTCCTTATATAGAGGCACATAGATGGAACCCTACTGATTATTTACTGCCATGTGTCTTCTATGTGATCTTTTTCTTCAGTTGAGACTATATGATGATTTAACTAACCATTTTTAAAACATTTCTTATGTGAATCAGAGAAATGCCGCTCGAGGATACCCTCAGGTACCAAATTCAGGTCCAAAGAGAACTGTGCGAACAGCTTGAGGTTAGACAAGTTCTGCATCACTGCTTATACTCCCAGACTCTGTACCAGGCGTAGGTTAAAAATGCTTATATATATGTGCGATCAGGTGCAGAAGAAGCTGCAGATGCGAATAGAGGCTCAAGGGAGGTATTTAAAGGAAATACTAGAGAAAGCTCAGGAAAACATTTCCTTTGATGCAAATGGATCTGCTGGCCTAGAAAATACCAGATCACAGCTCACGGACTTTAACCTGGCTCTTCCGGGCTTGTCGGAGAATGGAACACAGGTGTATGAAGAAAGCAGTGAACAGTTGGTGAAAGATATGTCTGACGACAATCTTCATGATAATAATTTGGATTTCCAGCTCTACCGTGTACGAAGTCAGGAGGCTAAGAGTGTCAAATGCACCCCGAAAACTGAGGACCTGCTCCTATTAGACTTGAATATAAAAGGAGGATATGACCTGTCTTCGAGAGGAATGCAAGGGTGAGTTAAAATCTGAAGATTAACCAGCAGAGGAAATAGAGATATATTTCAGCAAGCTGACAGTTTTTGGGAGTTTCACTGTTTGCTATTAGAATTTGTTTCCCTGTGGCAGTGCTTAGGGTGCTTGGTCACAAGTTTGGCTTGCTCTGTGATAATGCTAAATTTGCTGAAGAAATTCATGAACGCTTGAAGCCTGTAGTGTATGCATATGTTATGTAGAGTGAAATGAGAAATCATGTAACAGTCAAATATCAAGATGTATGTATATTTTAAATTGTCCTTTATTTACCACACATTGCATAATTTGATGTGCACAGAGGCGCATAAGATGTTCCACTTTTTGCTTTTATCTGGTAGGGTAAGCAGAATTAACCACCTGACACTAGTGTCCTTGGAAGAGGACAAGGAACATAAGATTTGTGAGACATCTAAACTGACCCATTTGGATTCAGTATTCAGATAACTCATGGTtaaagcaaacatatgcaaaagGATGCATTATTCACTTTACCATCTTGGGGTTTACTCTTGAATTTTCACTTTCCACATTTTGAGACGACCAGGAAACTAGCAATGAATGTGAAGCTTACCACAGCCACAGATCCAACCACAAGTAGAAAAGCGTATATctggcttggaagataaagtttCTCCTGAATACCCTTCAACCCTCTGTCGATCACCACCGGTGCTAAAGCAGCTGCAAGCAACTCGGAACGGCCTCGTGACATTGTTACCGGCCCACATTAGGATAACTATCTGACACATGAGAAAACAGAGGAGGATCAGTCTTGGGTGTCTGACTGTTTAACATTGCACACAAAACAGAGAAACATGCTCCATATTTGCTGTTCTCAAAAAGTTATTCTTGAATAAGCAGTGCAGTAGTATAAGATGTTGCTCTAGAAAATGTCGAGTACAAACAAACAGTTAATTAGAATTGACAAGCAGGAAAATTAACATCCAAGATTTTACAAGCAGAGGTGGAGGCTTCATTTTCACATCCTCGCATTCCAGTGTCTGATTGAAAGTTCTGAGTTCAGGCACACATGAACAGTCAACAACAGTGTAGGGATTCAGAACTTAGCAACTTCAGTGTAGGGGTTCGGAGATCGGGGTGTTCAGGTTCTAGTGTAGCCACCTGCGGGTCAGGGTGTGGGTTCTCGGCGGCAGACGTGCAGGCGGCACAGGCGAATCTGCGCCCTGCGGCGGTCACCGGTGTCAATTTGTGTAAGCGTCTCTACCCTCATACAGAGGGCCGCGTGGTGTATATATTGACGGGGAGAGACCCATCTCTCATAGGTTACAACCGAAGAGATTTTACGGGAGGGATATCAAGAGATAAGAAAGACCAAGACCAACAAGACAGAGTCCTACTCCTGTTACAGCTCCTTGGTGCACAAGGCAGCCTCAAGACGTGACATGTTACATGTTTAACACCTTCCCTTAATCATAACTTAGCTAAGTTAAGATTAcgcttgaactcctcaaactgTCTTGTAGGCAAAGCCTTTGTGAAACCCTCAGCAGCCTGACCCTTTGAGTGTATAAAGCGAATTTCCAATTCTTTGTTGGCAACTCTTTCTCGAACAAAATAAAAATCAATTTCAATATGTTTTGTCCTTGCATGAAAAACAGGGTTAGCAGACAAAAATGTGGCACCAAGATTATCATACTAGAGGCAAGGAGTTTGTGTCattagtagaaaaagggtcaaacgtgaagcacattagtgccggtttgaatttgagccggcactaatgtgtacattagtgtcGGTTCCAACGGCTAGTCGGGCTGCTCTcgttagtaccggttcgtggcgaacctttagcaccggttcgtgccacgaaccggtactaaagtgagtggtggcaggatgttgtcagtccggggcccctccagcacctttagtaccgggtcgtatcacgaaccggtactaaaggtcgtcctacatagacccttcgtccacccgagctcgctctgttcttcccctttcccctctcctctctgttctttcccctcttcctctcaagctcatcacacattttgcccaagatttgaaggcccccatccattcaaatggtcacaaaggttagcaactctttcctttcatctctcattgctagattagctcgtgcaatgctttatatagtgattgatttttgagtttagtaatttgggaggaattatatatatgtgctagtatttgatttatatgcaatttgaggtcaaaaataacacttagttttgcatatgtaggtgtggtttacttagtaccttctaaatctccgtcgtaaccaccgtcgatcgctcgcaacgtcccgtcgccggcaccaccttgtggtgagcctcttgttcatgaagttttatataaaaaaaatgatgtttgtgtgatttggatatatagttactcgtataattatcttacccatacgttgtttgttatgcatagtgccatggttttgatatccgtccccgtcggccctcgtccgggttatgattcggatgtggtatattctttTTTAAAACTAtccattgcatttcgtgtttatgaaaaattatgcccatcaagttgacatagatatttgtatgtaggaggtagttgaacctgaaattccaaccgaccctattgtcgagaggttaaatttagttgaaagagaaaacgaggatttgaaggaaaaattgaaaagaattgagggggagaagatggaattggagttgcatgttgccgatgtcgtcgatgatcacaagattaagatggagaaaatacgcttgaagattagaaagattagaaaatatgccattcatagtgaggcttggtatcattatgctgttagatcaattgttaccttagttgcgatcttgatcgcatttgttgttgcatttaaattctttagctagagagttatttgtttgttgcattgaAGTGTTGTATgctctttatgtatgaactttatgtatgaactttatgtattgtattaatttgatgttttcggtgctgtgtattgaagatgagccggcaatggatgtacgatgaccgatgctctcccgagttcattaatggcgtgcgtacttttctgcttgcggctgaggcaaacaagcgagcggatggttttatgcattgtccatgtgctggctgtaagaatggtcgcaattactctacgtcaagaaccattcacgtccacctgtttgagtccggtttcatgccccactataatgtttggaccaagcatggagaaagaggggttatgatggaagacaatgaagaagaagaggacgacgacaactatcctggccatgggttccctgaatacgatgatacaacaatgagggaagaagctgagccggtaatgcgggaagaagctgagccggcaatgcgggaagaagctgaagaagaggcatcggatgagcccgttgatgatctaggtcgggccattgccgatgcaaagagaaactgcgcaagtgatttggagaagaagaagttgcagcgcatgttagaggatcacaaaaaattgttgtacccgaattacgaaggtgacaagaaaaagttgggcaccacactggaattgctgcaatggaaggcagagaatggtgtatctgacaagggatttgtaaagttgctggtaatgataaaggatatgcttccaaaggacaacgaattgcccgagagtacgtaccaagcaaagaaggctgtctgccctctagggttagaggtaccgaagatacatgcatgccctaatgattgcatcctctaccgccgtgagtacgaggatttgaatgcttgcccggtatgtggtgcattgcgctataagatcagccgcgatgaccctggtgatgtcgagggcgagcgccccaggaagaagattcttgccaaggtgatgtggtatgctcctataataccacggttgaaacgtttgttccaaaacaaagagcatgccaaggcgatgcgatggcacagagaagaccgtaagaaagacggaaagttgagagtacccactgacgggtcgcagtggagaaaaatcgaaagaaagtacgggaaggagtttgcagatgacgcaaggaacgtatggtttggtctaagcactgatgacattaatccttttggggagcagagcagcaaccatagcacctgccctgtgactctatgtttgtataaccttcctccttggttgtgcatgaagcagaagttcattatgatgtcagtgctcatccaaggccctaagcaacccggcaatgacattgatgtgtacctaaggccattagttgaagaactcttaaaactgtggaatggaacaggtgtacgtgcgtgggatgagcacatgggggaataatttgacctaaaggcgttgctgttcgtgaccatcaatgattggcctgctctcagtaacctttcaggacagacaaacaagggataccgcgcatgcacgcactgtttggacgataccgacagtatatatttggctaattgtaagaagaatgtgtacctgggacatcgtcgatttcttccgagcaggcatcccgtaagaaagaaaggcaagcatttcaaaggtgaggcggatcaccggacgaagcctcgccaccgtactggtgctgatgtacatgatatggtcaaggatttgaaggtggtttttggaaagggtcctggtggacaacctgttccgaatgacgctgacggacgtgcacccatgtggaacaagaaatctatattttgggacccgccctattggaaagacctagaggtccgctccgcaatcgacgtgatgcacgtgacgaagatgtgtgaccctgcttggcttcttgggcgtgtatgggaagacaaaagatacacctgaggcacgggagggcCAGCAAcatatgcacggaaaagacggcatacatcagggtcatgcaagctacgctcttaccaaagaagagaaggaaatcttttttgaatgcctgcttagtattaaggtaccatctggcttctcgtcgaatataaagggaataataaacatggcagagaaaaagtttcagaacctaaagtctcatgactgtcacgtgattatgacgcaactgcttccggttgcattgagggggcttctaccggaaaacgttcgattagccattgtgaagctatgtgcatttctcaatgcaatctctcagaaggtaatcgatccagaaatcataccaaggttagaaaatgatttggtacaatgtcttgtcagtttcgagttggtgttcccaccatccttcttcaacatcatgacgcacgtcctagttcacctatgcgaagagattaacgttttgggtcctgtatttctacacaatatgttcccctttgagaggttcataggagtctgaaagtgcgttatatcgactagaggggcggtgaataggcgatttttaagaaagtcttcaaaacgtggaagttatgaagacaaacagtagaaatatgcctattactatgcagcggaaggtagactacactaggcaagccatggtcaagtattcaatagagtgaaagcacaatgacaaatagctgtagtgtagtagggatcaggtaggaagatattgtgaagccaaacagaacacacagtcactcagtgaagacaaaagatagagcaaatatgcaatgacttcacaacgagtaacagtaagtaaagagaagtgaagatgaaaccagtgactcgttgaagacaatgatttgttggaccagttccagttgctgtgacaactgtacgtctggttggagcggctaggcatttaaaccttaggacacacagtccctgacacccagtcctgaacacgcagctcaggacacctagtcctcaccgtattctccttgagctaaggtcacacagacctcgcccaatcactctggtaagtcttcaaggtagactcccaaaccttcacagacttcgttcaccggcaatccacaatgtctcttggatgctcagaacgcgacgcctaaccggctggaggatgcacagtcctcaagtgtaataagtcttcagatcactcagacaagaagacttaagtgatgcccaattctctctggctctgggtggttagggctttatcctcgcaaggtattctctctcaaaggcttcgaggtgggttgctctcaaacgacaaaagccgtgcactgaatctgagcagccaaccgtttatggttgtagggggtgggctatttatagccactaggcaacccgacccgatttgtccgaaatgaccctgggtcactaaggaactgacacgtgttccaacggtcagatttcaaacccacacggcaactttacttgggctacaagcaaagctgacttgtccgactctggacaagatttgctctcatagtcttcacttgaagacataggtttttaattaggcatcacttcagtcattctgactggttctcttggaccccacttaacagtacggtggttcctatgactcaacacaaatgataaagaactacgaaagatctaagtcttcgagctccataggcttcatgtggtgtcttctcttgtcacagtcttcaatgtgaatatcttcatataccaccattgacttcaatgtcttcatacatttttaggggtcatctctggtaggaaaaccgaatcagtgagggacttctacctgtgttatcctgcaattctcacaaacacattagtccctcaactaggtttgtcgtcaatactccaaaaccaacaaggggtggcactagatgcacttacaatctccccctttttggtgattgatgacaaactagttgaagttttcaacggggaatataatctgtgaaattgtaaaggataaggaattgtcttcataagttgcaagggctccccctgaagatgtgcatataagtaatttgcttttggaatgcaaatgcacatggcaggttgtacttgtggagatccacttcaacttatgatgacaatccactatgcatgtaaaagtatatgaagataatgtcatgcataatggaaaatggacgtctgcagaatgatctaagtgcggaatttatcttcgcaaaacaaggtggcaaacaagtagcagacgaccatcgagtttaagtgttacaactcaaagaaccaaatgtagaaaaacgagagttgtaagcacgaagcaaaatatagcaaaatataaagcacccgcccatatggacctgcttgaagactatcaaccccatatgcttctcccccttttgtcagtaaggaccaaaaaggtttgaagataTAGAgtttctactcgttcccatgagcagcagggtcgttggtggtgtttggcggtgctgaagaaggtggtggtgaggTAGCAttgtcttcatcctcgataattttggcagtcactgtggcagcagatgaagagaactcagagtcttcaagggatggagttcctcgcagcacagcccttcgaggaggtgtggagtcaaacttgaatcactctgtgaagccatcctcttgaagatcagcttcagaacacatcatcgtgagtcctttccatgtgcgtcgacaggtttcatgggcaacgaaagcattcttggtggcaagatttcgaatgcgattgacatccaccaagaggcttttcatccgtcgcttcagccagtcatgatgccgatcctgtttctgatgaagagccacaagaagttctcggtcgttgagaacgcgagagcgcttcttgggtcttggagcagttgtgctgtcagtggcttcagtggaagcagggcgtggtgcacgtgtagtgccagccaaaggatacacccgagagaccggttcaactccttcaatgttttgagtgaagctctggtgttctgcattctgaagacttcgaggttgcttggcaggctcaggatagatggcttcagcagaggcatccacatcaggcaagaagatccaatggttgcgggctgagggctgatacgagatagcaaagtgaagtttgatcagccgcattacccaaggggcatagaacttcaaaccaaacagatcagagcctgatgcagcaagttggcgtatgaagaagtcctgtgcattgaagcatttgccatgaaggatatagaatatcaaagtcttcattgcaccctcaatcttggcatttggagagtgtcctttaatgggccagagagtccgctggatgatgtgatagatggttcttggcagatactcaaggtcttcaacgaagaacgctgtgggataagcagcatcttggggcaatggcttcatcatgctgagcatctgactcatatcaggttcaggcctctgaaagatgctctcaatagcttctatatgcagctgacagccttgctcgaagagatcgccaggagtgggcaagccagtgagctcaatgatgtcaaatgcattggcttcgtgatgaacattgccggtcatccactccaggacccaagtcttcagatctctgttgtacccacggatgtggagtgtggcatagaattggagcagcaactcctcattccaatgctcttgatcAGTTATGAATGGCAGCAGTCcaacttgcttgaagcaatccaaagcttcttctaggcagggcagaccagctatagcttcaacgtcaaaggcgcttgtgtgggaagatgcgaccttggttgtacaatatgcatgagtaatagcttcgccgaggatagctccagaaccgatctgatgaaatcctttccctcgagtaggggttcttggagctattgaagaatgtattgtctgccctgaagccatggacgttgaaggagccaggtgcagatgcaggacctgggaaccttggcagtcttgggattggcttctgtacctgaggcctgtgctcaacgtgatagtcgaactggggaccggcagcagactcaggaacagaagtgtcaggatcagtggcttcgctttCTTCTGatgcttttggtggggagggctccacattagcttcattgttagttgtggcagcctcatcctccacttgacgagctggagggtcggacacaaGCATGTTCTCCGTAAGAACTGCTTCTTGGAGAGACGGGGGGACTTGTGGTACTTCTtcgtcttcggctgatgcagccggaatgtcttcagcagagacttgaggccttggacctttgcgaagcctgcgcaacgcgggcgacgcctgtggagtttgagtgggctgggcctcattgtcttcttcctcttgtgggcgatccgcccatgaagcatcctatgcaattggcgtcagtggacgaccaatgctgatgagttcgctgtgttcaaactgaggaaggactgcatcatcttctacattgtcatgttgaccaatgtcttcagcagtgaagggatcagctgctggagtgtcttcagcttcaggagcctctgtggaagcaggctcattgacagtcagttggcgttcagcttcaggatagaccatagaaatgggttcaaccatcaagggctctgtgggagcaatccgatctttcttggtcttcctcttcttcttagAGGGGGCAGTTGCAGATGCTTCAGGATATTTTCTctccttgcttcagcctcagaAGTCCtggtcttcttgagctctgaagctgttgaccggctctttggcttcgagccagtcattgcAGTTGGGAAGGCAATCGGAACTTCGTCTTGCCGtggtgcgtcgggttcagccatagcaggcttcttcttcttcttcgcggccatcctggggtcgatgccaggacgcccaagtgccttgcgtttttcagcctcattataggcttgcacacatctgtcagccagagtcttcatgcgctcacgcgaaccctgagcttcggcgcgtttcttcagaaagttttccttgagctcgtgcatcatgatcttgaagttcttcacttcttgcacgctgatcttggccatatgcttcttgaactgtgctttttcatagtcaatcttctgctcagttcaacaatgcgctgggcgatggctagttctgaagcaatggctccttggaaggcgacactgaggccaatgggtagctgcagatcatcaaagctgatgtttggcatgtcaaaccactcgtcaatgaagttgtggatgatggtgacgtCAAAGAgcggcagatcattgaagatttctgcttcttctttgctcttgatgagttgctcaagagcgtcatctgctagatcttcgtcacttgacagatcaatgtcatcattgcgcagaatggcagcaacAGTGAGCTCTTGGCCAGTGTGAGGTAGAGGCATGTTGGCCTTCTGTGGCTTTGAGatgcgtgataagtcttcagacggcacactgtcttcaggaggtgcagttgccagtggcttcgcccttgaaattttgggtgaaggggcaggctttgaagctttaggcttcttcatcttctttggctTCAGCActgcaggagcttcttctgattcagagtcagctggaggctcattcactgcagtcccttgaactaagatgcgggtgatgaggccttcaaggttggcgtaaggaccgatgacattgggttttgcctctcgtgtgccatctgcccttggtgctgagggaccagggttgaagtctaacccaaatttcttcttgttctgctttgctgagttttgggcaaactgaaagttgcacttgaacagattgtcgtcacgacaccagagtagtgacgacggatgtgcatcatcaggctgtggcccacggaccatgcatggatagaagccttgggcaatggcttcatctctggacctgggtagaaggttcttgtataggatgtctccccacggtcttttgatggcacttttctcagcgtACTCTTGGGTTACGAAgtggtatttgaaccattgttctgcccaatatcgtcgaatccattggattcgggtcttgcgctgactgtaatcctcttcaggatctgtcttgtacatttctgcgagttcatctggcagatctctggatgttccgccacgacgctgtctgccccccttccttgctgctttctctgaagccataaactttaacttgaaaggcttcaagacgttcaaaggcttcaaaggctttctcttgctggaccaacaggaactggcttcaggagaatttatgtgatgctgtaagaattctgcaaatgaatgcagactatgagaaccaaaggattctcccacggacatgtacctgtgacagcattaaggtgcgagggaaggggaagagttcatatgcattctcagaagattttgaagataaatcagtttagaagacattgacctcatcgtgcgaagacattcactcataggtaagaagttggttccagatttgtacgaatccacagatcagtacaagtgaggaatctaactactttgtgaagcacaagtgaatatactaggcatgt contains:
- the LOC125539593 gene encoding myb family transcription factor PHL11-like — translated: MMPCTPSPRHHLRYLLSSSCSPDRTSLPLSSPCPRVGFTLAQRIFSPSTTTSVSKIALYAGKEELILLDLASTGEQPIGSEMFEGMEGMSYGGGGGAGAGAGAGAAALSSRDPKQRLRWTPDLHDRFVHAVARLGGPDKATPKAVLRLMAMKGLTLYHLKSHLQKYRLGKHTKKSTDLELANNGEFTSQDISFQIGAPLAVPAGRDTAREMPLEDTLRYQIQVQRELCEQLEVQKKLQMRIEAQGRYLKEILEKAQENISFDANGSAGLENTRSQLTDFNLALPGLSENGTQVYEESSEQLVKDMSDDNLHDNNLDFQLYRVRSQEAKSVKCTPKTEDLLLLDLNIKGGYDLSSRGMQG